The Mycetohabitans endofungorum genome contains a region encoding:
- a CDS encoding ABC transporter ATP-binding protein, protein MNGAMLEIKGLQVAYGGIQAVKGVDLKVEQGELVALIGANGAGKTTTMKAITGIKEWAGGDILYRGQSIKGVPTHELLKRGLAMVPEGRGIFARMSILENMQMGAYLRTDSDGIKADVERMFGFFPRLKERATQWAGTLSGGEQQMLAMARALLSRPKLLLLDEPSMGLSPIMVEKIFEVVRAISSEGMTVLLVEQNARLALQAASRGYVMDSGAITMSGDAKQMLDDPKVRAAYLGE, encoded by the coding sequence ATGAATGGGGCAATGCTGGAGATCAAGGGACTGCAGGTGGCCTATGGGGGTATCCAGGCGGTCAAGGGAGTGGACCTGAAGGTCGAGCAGGGTGAGCTGGTCGCGCTGATCGGTGCCAACGGCGCGGGCAAGACCACGACGATGAAGGCGATCACCGGGATTAAGGAATGGGCTGGTGGCGATATCCTCTACCGGGGGCAGTCGATCAAGGGCGTGCCCACGCACGAATTGCTCAAGCGGGGTTTGGCGATGGTGCCGGAGGGCCGAGGCATCTTCGCGCGTATGTCGATCCTGGAAAACATGCAGATGGGCGCGTATCTGCGTACCGACTCGGATGGTATCAAGGCCGATGTGGAGCGCATGTTCGGTTTCTTCCCGCGCCTGAAGGAGCGTGCCACGCAGTGGGCGGGCACACTTTCGGGTGGCGAGCAGCAGATGCTGGCGATGGCGCGTGCGCTGTTGTCGCGGCCCAAGCTGCTGTTGCTCGACGAGCCGTCGATGGGCCTGTCGCCGATCATGGTGGAGAAGATCTTTGAGGTGGTGCGGGCGATTTCCTCGGAGGGCATGACGGTGTTGCTGGTCGAGCAGAACGCCCGCCTTGCGCTGCAAGCAGCCAGCCGCGGCTACGTGATGGATTCCGGCGCGATCACGATGTCCGGCGACGCCAAACAGATGTTGGACGATCCGAAGGTGCGCGCCGCCTACCTTGGCGAGTGA